From a single Brassica rapa cultivar Chiifu-401-42 chromosome A01, CAAS_Brap_v3.01, whole genome shotgun sequence genomic region:
- the LOC103851034 gene encoding glutathione hydrolase 1 isoform X1, whose amino-acid sequence MNSMPLVRTALIALFLVAFLQNAAAQKRPQSIVKSRGAVATDDGRCSVIGMSVLRQGGNAIDASVAAALCLGVVSPASSGIGGGAFTVVKIAGGKAIAYDSRETAPLGATEDMYGSNPDLKKKGALSAGVPGEVAGLFTAWKQHGKLPWKQLVTPAEKLAEGFRVSKYLYMQMNATRVDILADKGLSELFVSNGELKKPGTIIHNTKLAFTLKQIGEYGPKAFYNGTVGVNLARDIRKAGGVITLKDLQSYRVKVTKPLSANILGYELLGMPPPSSGGAAMMLVLNILSQYGIPSGVSGSLGVHRLIEALKHAFAVRMNLADPDFVDVTKVVSDMLSPEFAKDLKKKINDDKTFDPKYYGGMWNQIDDHGTSHLSIIDRERNAVSMTSTINGYFGAVMLSPSTGIVLNNEMDDFSVPAKSSGDLNVPPPAPANFIRPGKRPLSSMSPTIVLKDGKVKAAVGASGGANIIAGTIEVFLNHFFLNMDPLSSVLAPRIYHQLIPNRVSFENWTTVFNDHFEVPKETRIVLEKKGHVLTPTAGGTIAQFIVEESDGNAGGMSKLVAVSDPRKGGFPSGY is encoded by the exons ATGAATT CAATGCCACTGGTTCGGACAGCGTTGATCGCTCTTTTTCTAGTCGCTTTTCTGCAAAACGCCGCGGCTCAGAAAAGACCGCAAAGTATTGTTAAGTCTCGTGGTGCGGTTGCAACTGACGATGGACGGTGTTCAGTGATCGGGATGAGTGTTCTTAGGCAAGGAGGAAACGCTATTGATGCGTCGGTGGCAGCTGCTCTCTGTCTAGGCGTTGTGAGTCCAGCCTCTAGCGGTATAGGAGGTGGAGCATTTACAGTGGTTAAGATAGCTGGCGGGAAGGCTATCGCCTATGATTCTAGAGAAACAGCTCCTCTCGGCGCCACTGAG GATATGTATGGAAGCAATCCTGATCTAAAGAAGAAAGGAGCCTTATCAGCAGGCGTTCCAGGGGAAGTCGCGGGTCTATTCACAGCTTGGAAACAACACGGAAAGCTCCCATGGAAACAGTTAGTGACTCCTGCAGAGAAACTTGCAGAAGGATTCAGGGTTTCAAAGTATCTCTACATGCAGATGAACGCCACAAGAGTCGATATCTTGGCAGACAAAGGTCTCTCTGAGCTATTTGTTTCAAATGGAGAGCTCAAGAAACCAGGGACCATTATCCATAACACAAAATTAGCATTTACACTCAAGCAAATCGGTGAATATGGTCCAAAAGCGTTTTACAATGGCACGGTCGGGGTTAACCTAGCTAGAGATATTCGTAAAGCTGGTGGGGTAATAACTTTGAAAGATCTGCAAAGTTATAGAGTTAAGGTTACCAAACCGTTGTCTGCAAACATTCTCGGGTACGAACTACTCGGTATGCCTCCTCCTTCATCAGGTGGTGCTGCAATGATGCTT GTTTTGAACATTCTTTCTCAATATGGGATTCCTTCAGGTGTTTCTGGCTCTCTAGGTGTTCATCGACTAATCGAAGCTCTGAAACACGCTTTCGCTGTTAGGATGAACCTTGCTGATCCAGATTTTGTAGATGTTACTAAGGTCGTTTCAGACATGCTGTCTCCGGAATTTGCAAAAgacttgaagaagaagataaacgaTGACAAAACCTTTGATCCAAAATATTATGGTGGCAT gTGGAATCAAATAGACGATCATGGTACAAGTCATTTATCGATCATAGATCGCGAGAGGAACGCTGTTTCGATGACTAGTACAATAAACGGTTACTTTGGGGCAGTGATGCTATCTCCTAGCACCGGAATCGTTCTAAACAACGAGATGGATGATTTCTCGGTCCCAGCGAAGTCCAGCGGTGACCTAAATGTGCCGCCACCGGCACCGGCTAACTTCATCAGACCCGGGAAACGACCATTGTCCTCAATGTCACCCACCATTGTACTCAAG GACGGTAAAGTGAAAGCTGCGGTGGGTGCTAGCGGTGGAGCGAACATCATCGCCGGGACAATAGAAGTTTTCTTGAATCATTTTTTCCTCAACATGGATCCTCTTTCTTCCGTATTGGCTCCAAGAATCTACCATCAG CTGATACCAAACAGAGTTTCGTTTGAAAATTGGACGACAGTGTTCAATGATCATTTCGAGGTTCCTAAAGAGACAAGAATTGTGTTGGAAAAGAAAGGTCATGTTCTAACTCCAACAGCCGGAGGAACGATTGCTCAGTTCATAGTTGAAGAATCTGATGGAAATGCCGGAGGAATGAGTAAGCTTGTAGCAGTTAGTGATCCAAGGAAAGGAGGGTTCCCCTCAGGATATTAA
- the LOC103854527 gene encoding uncharacterized protein LOC103854527, producing MIKPSRTGAPDKLAWLSSKSGEYTTKTGYATALSHRVNPMDITQEDLAFNWKKAVWSLKTSPKTKLFVWKALHGAIPAGEALRARHINVDGTCKRCNMPETIDHLFFHCSYAKQMWLSAPVLPRIEYNESIVLRNSWISLVTKTNLPPTGVAEGQLAPWILWHIWTARNNLVFKDKTISATDNLSKALAAAREWNACQQTEAPMKRALPPASTAATNSALIKTDAAWNENLMVAGLGWTVESQQGTSSYSTPTHHVRSPLAAEALALREALGKCQELGLSRIRIESDSAVLIKALKSGTSLAGLYGVLVDIVSLASSFECCSFNWISRVRNVEADMLAKQSLAVELALMAPPTLV from the coding sequence ATGATCAAACCAAGCCGCACGGGAGCACCAGATAAGCTCGCTTGGCTGAGCTCCAAGTCAGGAGAGTATACTACCAAAACTGGTTATGCGACAGCTCTCTCCCACAGAGTGAATCCAATGGATATCACACAAGAGGACCTGGCCTTCAACTGGAAGAAGGCAGTCTGGAGTCTCAAAACGTCACCAAAGACAAAGCTGTTTGTGTGGAAGGCACTACATGGGGCAATCCCAGCGGGAGAAGCGCTTAGGGCCCGACACATCAACGTCGATGGAACGTGTAAAAGATGCAACATGCCTGAAACTATAGATCACTTGTTCTTTCATTGTTCTTATGCAAAACAAATGTGGCTCTCGGCCCCTGTTTTACCTAGAATCGAGTACAATGAATCTATAGTCTTAAGAAATTCATGGATCAGTCTCGTGACTAAGACGAACTTACCTCCAACGGGAGTTGCAGAAGGACAGTTGGCACCTTGGATCCTGTGGCATATCTGGACGGCAAGAAACAATCTGGTGTTCAAGGACAAGACCATCTCCGCAACCGACAACCTCTCCAAGGCTCTAGCTGCTGCAAGGGAATGGAACGCATGCCAGCAAACAGAGGCACCAATGAAGCGTGCTCTGCCCCCTGCATCTACTGCAGCGACAAACTCTGCGCTAATAAAAACTGATGCTGCTTGGAACGAAAATTTAATGGTTGCAGGTTTAGGATGGACGGTGGAATCACAACAAGGAACCTCCTCTTACTCGACTCCTACTCACCATGTGAGATCTCCTTTAGCGGCAGAGGCTCTGGCACTCAGAGAAGCGCTAGGAAAGTGTCAAGAACTGGGACTCTCCAGAATCAGAATCGAATCAGACTCAGCTGTCTTAATAAAAGCCCTCAAATCCGGAACATCGCTGGCTGGCCTCTATGGGGTCCTGGTTGATATTGTCTCTTTAGCTTCATCTTTTGAATGTTGTTCTTTTAATTGGATCTCTCGAGTGAGAAATGTAGAAGCGGATATGCTAGCGAAACAGAGTTTGGCTGTTGAACTAGCTTTGATGGCTCCACCTACTTTGGTCTGA
- the LOC103850678 gene encoding pentatricopeptide repeat-containing protein At4g39620, chloroplastic, translated as MAVDYLLTSPSTLRFSDFISSFSPNTNHKCLRFSPKPSSARITCGAISSKRKLAEREIAERENRVLVRNLMSRISDREPLVKTLDKYVKVVRCEHCFLLFEELGKSDKWLQCLEVFRWMQKQRWYIADNGVYSKLISVMGKKGQTRMAMWLFSEMKNSGCRPDASVYNALITAHLHTRDKAKALEKVLGYFDKMKGMERCQPNVVTYNILLRAFAQSGKVDQVNALFKDLDMSAVSPDVYTFNGVMDAYGKKGMIKEMESVLTRMRSNECKPDIITFNLLIDSYGKKQEFEKMEQTFKSLMRSKEKPTLPTFNSMIINYGKARLRDKAEWVFEKMNDMNYPPSFITYECMIMMYGYCGCVSRAREVFEEVVESERVLKASTLNAMLEVYCLNGLHMEADKLFHNASGFRVHPDASTYKLLYKAYTKADMKENVQMLMKKMEKDGIVPNKRFFLEALEAFGSRLPGSDSAMR; from the exons ATGGCGGTAGACTACTTATTGACATCGCCTTCGACGCTGAGATTCTCCGATTTCATCTCTTCGTTCTCCCCAAACACCAACCACAAATGTCTTCGCTTCTCACCTAAACCCAGCTCCGCGAGGATAACCTGCGGCGCGATTTCTTCGAAGAGGAAACTCGCTGAGAGAGAGATCGCGGAGAGGGAGAACAGAGTCCTCGTGCGGAATCTGATGTCGAGGATTAGTGACAGGGAGCCACTTGTTAAGACCCTTGACAAGTACGTGAAGGTCGTAAGATGCGAGCATTGCTTCTTGCTCTTTGAGGAGCTTGGGAAGAGCGACAAGTGGCTCCAATGCCTCGAG GTGTTCAGGTGGATGCAGAAACAGCGCTGGTATATAGCAGATAACGGAGTGTACTCGAAACTGATATCCGTTATGGGGAAGAAGGGCCAAACACGAATGGCAATGTGGCTCTTCTCCGAGATGAAAAACAGCGGTTGTCGTCCAGATGCTTCTGTTTACAACGCTCTCATAACAGCTCATCTCCACACGCGGGACAAGGCAAAAGCTTTGGAGAAAGTCCTTGGTTACTTCGACAAAATGAAAGGCATGGAGCGATGCCAACCCAACGTCGTGACTTACAACATCCTCTTGAGGGCTTTTGCGCAGTCTGGTAAAGTAGACCAAGTCAACGCTCTGTTCAAAGACTTGGACATGAGTGCGGTTTCTCCAGACGTCTACACCTTCAACGGCGTGATGGATGCGTATGGGAAAAAGGGGATGATCAAGGAGATGGAGTCTGTGCTTACTCGCATGAGGAGCAACGAGTGCAAGCCGGATATCATCACTTTCAATCTGCTTATTGACTCTTACGGTAAGAAGCAAGAGTTTGAGAAGATGGAGCAGACTTTCAAGAGTTTGATGCGGTCCAAGGAGAAGCCGACTCTTCCCACGTTCAACTCGATGATTATAAACTACGGGAAAGCTCGGTTGAGAGATAAGGCCGAGTGGGTTTTCGAGAAGATGAATGATATGAACTACCCGCCGAGTTTTATCACGTACGAGTGTATGATCATGATGTACGGTTACTGTGGTTGTGTTTCCAGAGCGAGGGAAGTGTTCGAGGAGGTTGTTGAGTCGGAGAGGGTGTTGAAGGCTTCAACACTCAATGCCATGCTTGAAGTTTACTGTCTTAATGGTCTTCACATGGAAGCAGATAAGCTTTTCCATAACGCAAGTGGGTTTAGAGTTCATCCGGATGCATCAACGTATAAGCTTCTGTACAAGGCGTATACTAAGGCAGATATGAAGGAGAATGTGCAGATGCTGATGAAGAAAATGGAGAAAGATGGGATTGTGCCTAACAAGAGATTCTTCTTGGAAGCCCTTGAAGCTTTCGGGTCGAGACTACCTGGTTCTGATTCTGCCATGAGATGA
- the LOC103851253 gene encoding alanine--glyoxylate aminotransferase 2 homolog 1, mitochondrial, with translation MRQLLKRVFFHRASSLIHHRHRPAVSFLRSDFSTSSSPPQIPPFGYEPRPYNGPSAEEVFEKRKKFLGPSLFHFYQKPLNIVEGKMQYLFDETGRRYLDAFAGIVTVSCGHCHPDILNAINEQSKLLQHATTIYLHHAIGDFAEALAAKMPGNLKVVYFVNSGSEANELAMMMARLYTGSLEMISLRNAYHGGSSNTIGLTALNTWKYPLPQGEIHHVVNPDPYRGVFGSDGSMYAKDVQDHIDYGTSGKVAGFIAETIQGVGGAVELAPGYLKSVYDIVRKAGGVCIADEVQTGFGRTGSHYWGFQTQDVVPDIVTMAKGIGNGLPLGAVVTTPEIASVLATKIQFNTFGGNPVCSAGGHAVLKVIDKERRQTHCAEVGSHLIQRLKDLQKRHDIIGDVRGRGLMVGIELVSDRKDKTPAKAETAVLFEQLREMGILVGKGGLHGNVFRIKPPMCFTKDDADFLVDALDYSISRL, from the exons ATGAGGCAATTGCTGAAGAGAGTCTTCTTCCACAGAGCTTCTTCCTTGATCCATCATCGTCATCGCCCTGCCGTCTCCTTCCTCCGCTCTGATTTCTCCACCTCCTCGTCTCCGCCGCAGATCCCGCCCTTCGGCTACGAGCCGCGGCCGTATAATGGTCCCTCCGCCGAAGAAGTTTTCGAGAAACGGAAGAAGTTTCTCGGACCTTCTCTTTTCCATTTCTACCAAAAGCCT CTTAACATCGTGGAAGGGAAGATGCAGTACTTGTTTGATGAAACCGGTAGGCGATACCTTGATGCCTTTGCTGGAATAGTCACTGTCTCGTGCGGTCACTGCCATCCCGACATTCTCAACGCTATTAACGAACAGAGCAAGCTTCTTCAGCACGCCACCACCATCTACCTGCATCACGCTATAGGTGATTTCGCTGAAGCTTTAGCTGCTAAGATGCCTGGAAACCTTAAG GTTGTGTATTTTGTAAATTCTGGCTCGGAAGCTAATGAGCTAGCGATGATGATGGCTAGGCTTTACACTGGTAGCCTTGAGATGATTTCTTTGAGGAATGCTTATCATGGTGGAAGTTCTAACACTATTGGACTAACTGCTCTTAACACATGGAAGTACCCGTTACCACAG GGGGAAATCCATCACGTCGTAAATCCAGATCCATACCGAGGAGTATTTGGTTCTGATGGTTCTATGTATGCTAAAGATGTCCAAGACCATATCGACTACGGTACTTCTGGAAAAGTAGCTGGATTCATTGCTGAGACCATCcag GGGGTGGGAGGAGCTGTAGAATTGGCTCCTGGCTACTTAAAGTCGGTTTATGACATTGTACGCAAAGCTGGTGGTGTATGCATCGCCGATGAAGTCCAAACTGGATTTGGCCGGACAGGAAGTCATTACTGGGGTTTCCAGACTCAAGATGTAGTTCCAGACATAGTCACAATGGCAAAG GGAATTGGAAATGGATTGCCATTAGGAGCTGTGGTGACTACACCAGAAATCGCTAGCGTTTTAGCTACAAAGATTCAGTTCAACACTTTTGGTGGAAACCCGGTGTGTTCAGCTGGTGGGCATGCTGTTCTAAAGGTTATTGATAAGGAGAGACGCCAAACACACTGCGCTGAAGTTGGTTCGCACCTTATTCAACGTTTGAAAGATCTGCAGAAAAGACATGATA TCATTGGAGATGTGAGAGGAAGAGGATTAATGGTTGGGATAGAGCTTGTGTCTGACAGGAAGGACAAGACACCAGCCAAGGCGGAAACAGCTGTCTTGTTTGAGCAACTTAGAG AAATGGGCATTCTCGTTGGAAAAGGAGGACTTCATGGGAATGTTTTCAGGATAAAGCCACCAATGTGTTTCACCAAAGACGATGCAG ATTTCTTGGTAGATGCATTGGACTATTCCATCTCCAGGTTGTGA
- the LOC103851034 gene encoding glutathione hydrolase 1 isoform X2 has protein sequence MPLVRTALIALFLVAFLQNAAAQKRPQSIVKSRGAVATDDGRCSVIGMSVLRQGGNAIDASVAAALCLGVVSPASSGIGGGAFTVVKIAGGKAIAYDSRETAPLGATEDMYGSNPDLKKKGALSAGVPGEVAGLFTAWKQHGKLPWKQLVTPAEKLAEGFRVSKYLYMQMNATRVDILADKGLSELFVSNGELKKPGTIIHNTKLAFTLKQIGEYGPKAFYNGTVGVNLARDIRKAGGVITLKDLQSYRVKVTKPLSANILGYELLGMPPPSSGGAAMMLVLNILSQYGIPSGVSGSLGVHRLIEALKHAFAVRMNLADPDFVDVTKVVSDMLSPEFAKDLKKKINDDKTFDPKYYGGMWNQIDDHGTSHLSIIDRERNAVSMTSTINGYFGAVMLSPSTGIVLNNEMDDFSVPAKSSGDLNVPPPAPANFIRPGKRPLSSMSPTIVLKDGKVKAAVGASGGANIIAGTIEVFLNHFFLNMDPLSSVLAPRIYHQLIPNRVSFENWTTVFNDHFEVPKETRIVLEKKGHVLTPTAGGTIAQFIVEESDGNAGGMSKLVAVSDPRKGGFPSGY, from the exons ATGCCACTGGTTCGGACAGCGTTGATCGCTCTTTTTCTAGTCGCTTTTCTGCAAAACGCCGCGGCTCAGAAAAGACCGCAAAGTATTGTTAAGTCTCGTGGTGCGGTTGCAACTGACGATGGACGGTGTTCAGTGATCGGGATGAGTGTTCTTAGGCAAGGAGGAAACGCTATTGATGCGTCGGTGGCAGCTGCTCTCTGTCTAGGCGTTGTGAGTCCAGCCTCTAGCGGTATAGGAGGTGGAGCATTTACAGTGGTTAAGATAGCTGGCGGGAAGGCTATCGCCTATGATTCTAGAGAAACAGCTCCTCTCGGCGCCACTGAG GATATGTATGGAAGCAATCCTGATCTAAAGAAGAAAGGAGCCTTATCAGCAGGCGTTCCAGGGGAAGTCGCGGGTCTATTCACAGCTTGGAAACAACACGGAAAGCTCCCATGGAAACAGTTAGTGACTCCTGCAGAGAAACTTGCAGAAGGATTCAGGGTTTCAAAGTATCTCTACATGCAGATGAACGCCACAAGAGTCGATATCTTGGCAGACAAAGGTCTCTCTGAGCTATTTGTTTCAAATGGAGAGCTCAAGAAACCAGGGACCATTATCCATAACACAAAATTAGCATTTACACTCAAGCAAATCGGTGAATATGGTCCAAAAGCGTTTTACAATGGCACGGTCGGGGTTAACCTAGCTAGAGATATTCGTAAAGCTGGTGGGGTAATAACTTTGAAAGATCTGCAAAGTTATAGAGTTAAGGTTACCAAACCGTTGTCTGCAAACATTCTCGGGTACGAACTACTCGGTATGCCTCCTCCTTCATCAGGTGGTGCTGCAATGATGCTT GTTTTGAACATTCTTTCTCAATATGGGATTCCTTCAGGTGTTTCTGGCTCTCTAGGTGTTCATCGACTAATCGAAGCTCTGAAACACGCTTTCGCTGTTAGGATGAACCTTGCTGATCCAGATTTTGTAGATGTTACTAAGGTCGTTTCAGACATGCTGTCTCCGGAATTTGCAAAAgacttgaagaagaagataaacgaTGACAAAACCTTTGATCCAAAATATTATGGTGGCAT gTGGAATCAAATAGACGATCATGGTACAAGTCATTTATCGATCATAGATCGCGAGAGGAACGCTGTTTCGATGACTAGTACAATAAACGGTTACTTTGGGGCAGTGATGCTATCTCCTAGCACCGGAATCGTTCTAAACAACGAGATGGATGATTTCTCGGTCCCAGCGAAGTCCAGCGGTGACCTAAATGTGCCGCCACCGGCACCGGCTAACTTCATCAGACCCGGGAAACGACCATTGTCCTCAATGTCACCCACCATTGTACTCAAG GACGGTAAAGTGAAAGCTGCGGTGGGTGCTAGCGGTGGAGCGAACATCATCGCCGGGACAATAGAAGTTTTCTTGAATCATTTTTTCCTCAACATGGATCCTCTTTCTTCCGTATTGGCTCCAAGAATCTACCATCAG CTGATACCAAACAGAGTTTCGTTTGAAAATTGGACGACAGTGTTCAATGATCATTTCGAGGTTCCTAAAGAGACAAGAATTGTGTTGGAAAAGAAAGGTCATGTTCTAACTCCAACAGCCGGAGGAACGATTGCTCAGTTCATAGTTGAAGAATCTGATGGAAATGCCGGAGGAATGAGTAAGCTTGTAGCAGTTAGTGATCCAAGGAAAGGAGGGTTCCCCTCAGGATATTAA
- the LOC103850940 gene encoding glutathione hydrolase 1, whose product MSLVRTALIALFLVAFLQNAAAQKRPQSIVKPRGAVATDDGRCSEIGMSALQQGGNAIDASVAAALCLGVVSPASSGIGGGAFIVVKIAGGEAIAYDSRETAPLRATENMYGSNPDLKKKGILSAGVPGELAGLYTAWKQHGKLPWTQLVTPAEKLAEGGFRISKYLYMQLNATRADVLADKGLSELYVSNGQFKKPGTIIHNRKLAFTLKQIAENGQKAFYNGTVGVNLASDISKAGGIITLKDLQSYRVKVRKPLSANILGYELLGMPPPSSGGAAMMLVLNILSQYGIPSGVSGSLGVHRLIEALKHAFAVRMNLADPDFVDVTKVVSDMLSPEFAKDLKTKINDDKTFDPKYYGGMWNQINHHGTCHFSIIDSERNAVSMTSSVNGYFGAVMLSPSTGIVLNNQMDDFTIPAKSSGDLNVPPPAPASFIRPGKRPLSSMSPTIVLKDGKVKAVVGASGGANIIAATTEVFLNHFFLNMDPLSSVLAPRIYHQLIPNKISFENLTTVFGDHFEIPKETRVVLEKKGHVLTPMTGATIVQFIVQESDGNVGGMSKLLAVSDPRKGGFPSGY is encoded by the exons ATGTCGCTGGTTCGGACAGCGTTGATCGCTCTTTTTCTGGTCGCTTTTCTGCAAAACGCTGCGGCTCAGAAAAGACCGCAAAGTATTGTTAAGCCTCGTGGTGCGGTTGCAACTGACGATGGACGGTGTTCTGAGATCGGTATGAGTGCTCTTCAACAAGGAGGAAACGCTATTGATGCGTCGGTGGCCGCTGCTCTCTGTTTGGGTGTTGTGAGTCCAGCCTCTAGCGGTATAGGAGGTGGAGCGTTTATAGTGGTTAAGATAGCTGGCGGGGAGGCTATTGCTTATGATTCTAGAGAAACAGCTCCTCTACGTGCCACTGAG AATATGTATGGGAGCAATCCTGATCTAAAGAAGAAAGGAATCTTATCAGCAGGCGTTCCAGGGGAACTAGCAGGATTATACACAGCTTGGAAACAACACGGAAAGCTCCCATGGACGCAGTTAGTGACTCCTGCAGAGAAACTTGCAGAAGGAGGATTCAGGATTTCAAAGTATCTCTACATGCAGCTGAACGCGACAAGAGCAGATGTCTTGGCAGACAAAGGTCTCTCTGAGCTATATGTTTCTAATGGACAGTTCAAGAAACCAGGGACGATTATCCATAACAGAAAATTGGCTTTTACACTCAAGCAAATAGCTGAGAATGGTCAAAAAGCGTTTTACAATGGCACGGTGGGTGTTAACCTAGCGAGCGATATTAGTAAAGCTGGAGGGATAATAACTTTGAAAGATCTGCAAAGTTATAGAGTTAAGGTTAGAAAACCGTTGTCCGCAAACATTCTCGGATACGAACTACTCGGTATGCCTCCTCCCTCATCAGGTGGCGCTGCAATGATGCTT GTTTTGAACATTCTTTCTCAATACGGGATTCCATCAGGTGTTTCGGGCTCTCTTGGTGTTCATAGACTAATCGAAGCTCTGAAACACGCTTTCGCGGTTAGGATGAACCTTGCTGATCCAGATTTTGTAGATGTTACTAAGGTTGTTTCAGATATGCTGTCTCCGGAATTTGCAAAAGACTTGAAGACCAAGATAAACGATGACAAAACCTTTGATCCAAAATATTATGGCGGCAT GTGGAATCAAATCAACCATCATGGAACATGCCATTTCTCGATCATAGATAGCGAGAGGAACGCTGTTTCGATGACTAGTTCAGTAAACGGTTACTTTGGGGCAGTGATGCTATCTCCAAGCACTGGAATCGTTCTAAACAACCAAATGGATGATTTCACGATCCCAGCAAAGTCCAGCGGTGACCTAAATGTGCCTCCTCCAGCACCGGCTAGCTTCATCAGACCCGGGAAACGACCATTGTCCTCAATGTCACCCACCATTGTGCTCAag GACGGCAAAGTGAAAGCTGTGGTGGGTGCTAGCGGTGGAGCGAACATCATCGCCGCGACAACAGAAGTTTTCTTGAATCATTTTTTCCTCAACATGGATCCTCTTTCTTCTGTTTTGGCTCCAAGAATCTACCATCAG CTGATACCAAACAAAATTTCGTTTGAGAATTTGACGACAGTGTTCGGTGATCATTTCGAGATACCTAAAGAGACAAGAGTTGTGTTGGAAAAGAAAGGTCATGTTCTAACGCCAATGACCGGAGCGACGATTGTTCAGTTCATAGTTCAAGAATCCGATGGAAATGTCGGCGGAATGAGTAAGCTTCTGGCAGTTAGTGATCCAAGGAAAGGAGGGTTCCCCTCAGGATATTGA